AAAGCACCCAGCAGATTCAGCGGTCCCGGCAGATCGAATTCCTGCAATAATGTCTGCGGATTTTCCAACTCCGAAAATTTGAAAACGCGCTCCGTATGCGAACGGCGGCCTTCTTCCATCACCAGATAAACCGTCTGCTCGGACGCGCGCGAATGAAGTTCCCAAACATTTTTTTGCAGCTTCACCCGCAAATGAAAATCCTGCCAGACATCGTTCGTGGAAAGCCGGATTTCAAAATCGAATCCCAGGCGACCAGGCATGTCTTCCAATGCGACGTTGCCTTCGAGATTCAATCGATAGCCGTCGAGCGTCGGCAATATGCTTTCGGGCGACATGGATTCGTCCGTCAAAATTTTACTGGTCGAAAGATCCTGCCCCACACTGGAGGCCCACCGGCAATAGCCAACTTTTTGGCCGTGATGAATCATCTGCAAAGGCGAAACGTCGGAAGCAGTTTGAATTTTTTTCCAAACCAAATTGATTGGCACGCTGCTGCCGACCTGGTTGTGGCCCACGTATTCGGAACGCCACAAAAAATAAGTCATTGTGAGCCAGAATACCGTGAGCACTAAAAATGTAAGGCGCGACAGCATGCAATCAGGGCGCGGGAATATTCAGGATTTGCCCGACATGCAAATGCTTGGGATTCACTTGCGGATTGGCCGCCATCAGTGAGTTGAGGGAGACGCCAAATCTTCGTGCAAGCGCGGCGGGGTTATCGCCGGATTTGATGCTGTAAGTTTTTGGAATGGGATGCGTGCTCGAACTGGGCCCGATATGTTCTGTGTTATGTGGCGTCATCACCACCGGACGCGATGGCGCGGGATTTCTTTCCACCTGTGTTTGCGGAAGCGGCGTCACGTACGCGGGCTCTGGCACGCGCGCAACCGGTGTTCCCTTCATTTGTTCAAGCTGCGATTGCAAGGTCGTCACGTTATCGCGAAGCTGTTTGTTCTCGATCAACACGCGCTCCAATTCCCGTTGCGCCGGCGATGCCAACGGCCCCACCGCCGACACCGTCTTGGCCAATTCCAGTTTGCAACTGTTGATGTGCTGATGCACCACATCCGCCTGATCGGGATGCGCGCTGAATTTGAGATAGCGTTCGTAATGATAAATAGCCGCAGCCGGATCGTTCGCCTTATCTTCGTAAAGCCAGCCCAACTCGAAATGCGCCGAAGCCGACCGCGGATTCACCTCCAGCGCCTTCTCAAAAGAATCAATCGCCCCCTGATAATCCATCTGCCCGACGAGCGATTTGCCATTGATAAAATACGGCTCCCTTTTCTCATCGGTCTGGCTGTCCGAGGCGGGAAAGCACCCGCTCAGGCACCAGCACAGCAAAATCCCAACCGCGCATCGCCGCGCCAAGCCGACATATCTCATGACAACCAAATTAGATGAATCAATTTCAACTGGCAATCTCCTGTTCCATTCCCCACCACCTTCAACACCACACCAACATATATATACGCAAAATAAAAAATCGCCCCACCTTCTTTTCACCACAAACCCCACAAATACCCCCACAATCCCGCGCACCACCCCTAATATTTTGACCATCAATATACTACAATCACAGCCCTCCCCTCCTCACTGAAAACTTTGAAACTTGAAACTGAAAACTTCCCCACTCCCTTCCCTCCCCAAAATACTATTTTGCAAATCCCCCGTTCCATGATTATGTCAACGGCGGCTTATCCTATGGCAATCGCCCGACTCAAACGCGGCCTCCGCGCCACCCTACTCGGCATGGTGCTCAACACCTTCCTCGCCGCCGGCAAACTCGCCGCCGGAATCCTCGGCCATTCCCACGCCCTCATCGCCGACGCCGTCGAATCCCTCGCCGACATCTTCAGCTCCATCGTCGTCTGGCGCGGCCTCGTCGTCGCCGAAGAGCCCGCCGACGAAGACCACCCCTACGGCCACGGCAAAGCCGAAGCCATCGCCGCCGCCATCGTCTCCACCATGCTCCTCCTCGCCGCCGCCGGCATCGGCATGAAATCCGTCCAGGAAATCATCGCCGGCCACGGCCAGGGCCCCCGCGCCTTCACCCTCATCGTCCTCATCGGCGTCATCCTCATCAAAGAAACCATGTTCCGCTTCGTCAACCGCGAGGCCACCACCATCGAAAGCACCGCCATGCGCGCCGACGCCTGGCACCACCGCAGCGACGCCATCACCTCCGCCGCCGCCGCCATCGGCATCACCATCGCCCTCATCGGCGGCAAAGGCTATGAAAGCGCCGACGACATCGCCGCCATCGTCGCCGCCGTCATCATCGCCTTCAACGGCATCCTCCTCCTGCGCCCCGCCCTCAGCGAACTCATGGACGAATCCGCCAAACCCGAAGTTGTTC
The nucleotide sequence above comes from Verrucomicrobiia bacterium. Encoded proteins:
- a CDS encoding LysM peptidoglycan-binding domain-containing protein is translated as MRYVGLARRCAVGILLCWCLSGCFPASDSQTDEKREPYFINGKSLVGQMDYQGAIDSFEKALEVNPRSASAHFELGWLYEDKANDPAAAIYHYERYLKFSAHPDQADVVHQHINSCKLELAKTVSAVGPLASPAQRELERVLIENKQLRDNVTTLQSQLEQMKGTPVARVPEPAYVTPLPQTQVERNPAPSRPVVMTPHNTEHIGPSSSTHPIPKTYSIKSGDNPAALARRFGVSLNSLMAANPQVNPKHLHVGQILNIPAP
- a CDS encoding cation diffusion facilitator family transporter → MAIARLKRGLRATLLGMVLNTFLAAGKLAAGILGHSHALIADAVESLADIFSSIVVWRGLVVAEEPADEDHPYGHGKAEAIAAAIVSTMLLLAAAGIGMKSVQEIIAGHGQGPRAFTLIVLIGVILIKETMFRFVNREATTIESTAMRADAWHHRSDAITSAAAAIGITIALIGGKGYESADDIAAIVAAVIIAFNGILLLRPALSELMDESAKPEVVQAIRRAAGAITGVEQVEKCMVRKSGPRYLVDMHVQVNPGITVKQGHAIAHEVKDRILEKFPAVEDVLVHVEPYGDQKKA